From Triticum urartu cultivar G1812 chromosome 2, Tu2.1, whole genome shotgun sequence, a single genomic window includes:
- the LOC125536023 gene encoding uncharacterized protein LOC125536023: MMQVKVNKTAHTCPSVNRRKILKSAKSRCVADAVKTWVLEDSEVGPTELQKNLKKYGLAVPYMRVFYGKQMALDNIYGKWVDSFQLLYTFKAEVEKASPGSVVTIDKHTVQYKLNGKSRQKECFRRVFVSFKACWQGFLNGCRPYLAVDATALNGRFRGQLVSACAVDACNWIFPVAYGVLEGENIDSWTWFFQNLRELIGHPPGLVIHTDACKGLETAVEDVFPGVEHRECMRHLAANFTKKFRGKFFDENLWPCSLTYSIKKHNYHLRQLHSKAGVKEYLEEHHTKLWARSLFNEVCKVDYVNNNLAESFNSKIKKWKGVHIVDLLDKIRQFIMEKFDLRQQIAAATFIGHIIIPKVMKMLHAKSKDLDMEIVKRSTYEAEITAVDKEKREWRYPVNLATGTCSCRKWQLTGQPCIHALYFITSMRGPVSEIDQYVHEYFSVARFNATYAENLPAMEGKQQWDVVDPGFKLSAPLQNRAPGRPRKTRIRAKSEGKGLGGRRKKCGRCGTLGHRGTHCKESIDPAFGEEEHWGAENAIDDHLDAETDAENATEVETDAENATEVEPDAENAVEVEPDAPIATDAPTVSSAVSPRKNYKRAADRGMSPAKKRLKFAPDPTVGSVTGSNQLSKEVSKTVTTRRSSRLLTNPACNTRSKKMKDL; encoded by the exons ATGATGCAGGTTAAGGTGAACAAAACTGCTCATACATGTCCCAGTGTGAACAGGAGAAAAATATTGAAGTCAGCTAAGAGTAGATGCGTTGCTGATGCTGTGAAGACCTGGGTTTTAGAGGATTCAGAAGTGGGACCAACAGAATTGCAGAAAAATTTGAAGAAGTATGGCCTGGCAGTTCCATATATGAGAGTATTCTATGGGAAGCAAATGGCACTTGACAATATCTATGGTAAGTGGGTTGACTCTTTCCAGTTACTGTATACCTTCAAGGCAGAAGTGGAGAAAGCATCTCCTGGTAGTGTAGTTACCATTGATAAACACACTGTGCAGTACAAACTAAATGGGAAGAGTAGACAGAAAGAGTGCTTTAGAAGAGTATTTGTTTCTTTCAAAGCATGTTGGCAAGGTTTTTTGAATGGATGTAGGCCTTATCTTGCAGTAGATGCCACTGCATTAAATGGCAGATTTAGAGGGCAACTAGTTAGTGCATGTGCTGTGGATGCTTGCAATTGGATCTTCCCAGTTGCATATGGAGTTCTAGAGGGTGAAAACATAGACAGTTGGACTTGGTTTTTTCAGAACTTAAGAGAGCTTATAGGACACCCACCAGGTCTTGTTATCCACACTGATGCATGCAAAGGCCTGGAGACTGCAGTGGAAGATGTGTTCCCAGGTGTGGAGCATAGAGAATGCATGAGGCATTTGGCTGCAAATTTCACAAAAAAGTTTAGAGGAAAATTCTTTGATGAAAATTTATGGCCCTGTTCATTGACATACAGCATAAAGAAACACAACTACCATCTTAGGCAGTTGCACAGTAAGGCTGGTGTGAAGGAGTACTTAGAGGAGCATCATACCAAGCTATGGGCAAGGTCACTGTTCAATGAAGTATGTAAAGTAGATTATGTTAATAACAATCTAGCTGAGTCCTTTAATTCAAAGATTAAAAAATGGAAGGGTGTACACATTGTGGACTTGCTAGACAAAATAAGACAGTTTATAATGGAGAAGTTTGATCTCAGACAGCAGATTGCAGCTGCTACATTCATTGGCCACATCATAATCCCCAAAGTCATGAAAATGCTTCATGCAAAATCTAAGGACCTTGATATGGAGATAGTGAAGAGAAGCACATATGAGGCAGAGATCACAGCAGTTGACAAGGAAAAGAGAGAGTGGAGATATCCAGTAAATTTGGCCACTGGGACTTGCAGTTGTAGAAAGTGGCAGTTAACTGGACAGCCTTGCATACATGCTTTGTATTTTATTACTTCAATGAGAGGCCCAGTAAGTGAGATTGATCAGTATGTACATGAGTACTTTTCTGTTGCTAGATTCAATGCTACTTATGCTGAAAATTTGCCTGCAATGGAGGGCAAACAACAGTGGGATGTGGTGGACCCTGGGTTTAAATTGTCTGCTCCATTGCAAAACAGGGCCCCTGGTAGACCTAGGAAGACAAGAATTAGGGCAAAATCTGAGGGAAAAGGACTTGGAGGAAGGAGAAAGAAATGTGGCAGGTGTGGAACGCTTGGCCATCGTGGCACTCACTGCAAGGAATCCATTGACCCAGCTTTTGGGGAAGAAGAGCACTGGGGGGCTGAAAATGCAATAGATGATCATTTAGATGCTGAAACAGATGCTGAAAATGCTACTGAGGTTGAAACAGATGCTGAAAATGCTACAGAGGTTGAACCTGATGCTGAAAATGCTGTAGAGGTTGAACCTGATGCTCCAATTGCTACAGATGCACCAACAGTGTCATCTGCTGTAAG CCCAAGGAAGAACTACAAAAGGGCAGCTGATAGAGGGATGTCACCAGCCAAGAAGAGGCTCAAGTTTGCACCAGATCCTACAGTAGGATCTGTAACTGGAAGCAACCAGCTAAGCAAAGAAGTGAGCAAAACTGTCACCACAAGGAGGAGTTCAAGGCTCTTAACTAACCCTGCTTGCAACACCAGGAGCAAGAAGATGAAAGACCTGTGA